Within the Desulfovermiculus halophilus DSM 18834 genome, the region TGCATGGATTTGCCGCTCCGCAAGGCCACAGAAGACTCTGGGGATAAGGTTGTCGAGGGATGAAAAGGGTGAACGCCTGGAACACCCAAAAGCCTATAGAAAAAAAAGGCGATGCTCAAGCTTTGCCCCGCCCCGTGCCGCCCATGATTAGATTGACACCAAGAGACTTCCGGCGTACCCATGTACCCACTTGTGAATCCCTGAAGGAGTCGAAGACATCATCTGCACCGCTCCTTTCAGCACTTCAATGTATGTGTATTTCCAAGAGATAAGGAGAAAACAGGTCCATGACTGAGGACAGCCAAGAAAAAAGTTTTGCTCAGCTCATTGAGGACAGCGAGTTTTCCGTGGGTCGAGAGCTCAAGGTAGGCGACCGGATCCAGGGCCGGATCATTGCTGTGGGCAAAGACCAGGCTTACGTGGATACCGGGACCAAGATCGACGGTGTGGTGGACAAGCAGGACCTTGTGGATGAAGAGGGCCGCTTCCCCTATGCTGAAGGCGATGAGCTGGAGCTTTTCGTCCTTTCAAGGCGGCACAACGAGATCAGGCTGGGCCGGACCATGGGCGCGGCCGAGGGCGGCCTGGAGCAGCTGGAGCAGGCCATGCACAGCCGCATCCCGGTTCAGGGCAAGGTCCAGCAGACATGCAAGGGGGGATTCCGGGTCAGGGTCATGGGCCAAAGTGCATTCTGCCCCTTGAGTCAGATCGACATCCGGCCGGTGGATGAATCCGAGGACCTGGTCGGTGCAGTGTACGACTTTCTGATCACCCGGGTTGAAGAACGGGGACGAAATATTGTGGTCTCCAGACGCGCCCTGCAGGAAAAGGAGCGGGACGAATCCCTGAGCAGGCTGCAGGAGACGGTCTCCACCGGAGATATCCTCTCCGGCACGGTAACCAGGCTGGCCCCCTTCGGGGCGTTTGTCCGAATTGCCCCCGGCCTGGAAGGCTTGGTCCACATTTCAGAGATGTCCTGGTCCAGGAATATCGCCCCGGAGGAGGTGACGGCCCCCGGAGAAAACGTCCAGGTCAAATTCCTGGGCATGGAAGAACAGAACAAGGGACAGCCCAGGCTTCAGCTGTCCATGAAACAGGCCCAAACCGATCCATGGGAGGACGCGGCTCCACATTTTCAAGCCGGAAGCGTGGTTTCCGGGACTGTGTCCAGGACCGCACCTTTCGGGGTATTTGTGGAAATAGCCCCGGGTATCGAGGGGTTGGTGCACATCAGTGAAATGAGCTATTTCAAACGGGTGCACAAACCTGAAGACGAGGTCTCTCCCGGCCAGACCATCCCGGTCAAGATAAAGGATATCGACCTTCAGTCCAGGCGGATTTCCTTGAGCATGCGCGATGCCGAAGGCGACCCCTGGGAAGGCATCGGTCAGCGATACGCACCCGGACAGGTGGTCCAGGGCACTGTGGAAAAAGAGGAGCAATTTGGACTTTTCGTCAAGCTGGAGGCAGGAGTGATCGGCCTCCTGCCGAGATCCAAGCTTCGGCAGGAGGCCGGGACGGCTCCCGAGGTCCAGTGGGACAAGCTCAAGGCCGGAGACGGGGTTCCGGTCCGGATTGAATCCATTGACCCGGACAGCCGGCGAATAACCCTGGCCCCGGCTGACGCCTCCCAGGCCGAGGACTGGAAAGCCCACGCACCGTCGGAGGATGGGCCGGAGATGGGCATCCTGGGCCAAAAGCTGCAGCAGGCCCTGCGGGCAAAGCGCAAAGACTGAACCTACCCGCTGATGGCCAGATAGATCTCCGGCTCCTGCCGGGTCCGGCATTCACGGCTCAGCTTTTCAGCCATCTCTTCAAGGGGGGGAGCCTGAAAGGCTATAGCCGATGTGGGACAGTTCTTGACGCAGGCGTGGCACAGAATGCAGGACTCGGGATCCGGGTGAACAGCCTCATCGATACTGATGGCCCCGCTGGGACAGCTCTCCTCGCAGGTCCCGCACAGGATGCAGGTCTCCTGATCAACCACAGGAGCTACCTTCTTCAATTCCGGACGATCTTTGTAAGGCACATTTCCCGGGACCTGCAGGGTGCCGAACTCTGTAACGGATGACACCGAGGCCAGGGTATCCCCTATCTTGACCCCAAATGATCTGGCCTCGGCTGCATCCGCGTCATCAGGGCGTCCGTTGGCAATGGGCCGTTGGTTGGTAGCAAAAGAGTGTTCGCCGATAAAGGCCCCTCCGGCTATTGGGACAAACCCGCAGCCGGCAGCGAGATCCTTGAGCTCCACCAAGGCATCTTCATAGGCCCTGTTGCCGTATACTGCCACAACCACGGCCGGCACTCCCTGCCCCTGAATCCGTTGCAGCCTTTGCGCAGCTACGGGCGGGACCCGACCGGCATAGACCGGCACTCCCAGCAGAGCGACATCGGCGCTAACCGCGAGCCCATTTTCCAGGCCCTTCAGTGATGCCGGCAATGTTAGGTCGATGTGTTCTGTTGTCTCCGCTGCGATCCCCTGGGCAATATATTCCAGCACCTGTTTGGTTGTGGAGGTTGGAGAGAAATAGATAAGGGCAACTGAATCGCTTTTCATAACTCCTCCTTCCTGGGTTCTGTATGCTGTAGTAGTATGTTCATGCTTCGCGAGCCCAAGCGTGCCTGCTCCTTGGCAGGCATGCGGATTTGCATATTCCCCCTTCGGGCCCGAGTCGGCTTACAACCCGAGTCCTATGCAGGCATGCGGGGAGAAAGCCATGCCGGGAGATTGACAAAAGACTGCATCATTTGCAAACAATTGCCGGCACCACTATGGAAGGTCCAGCCCCAGGCGAACCCGAACCCTGATGGATATGAGCACTGAAATCCCGGGCCAGGTTTATTTGTGTCAGGTCAGTGAGACCATTTCCTGCGGCGCGTGCTGCGGTCTGTACAATATCCCCCATCTGTCCCGGCCGCACCTTGAATCTCTTCTGCAGGACAGGACTGCTCGTTTTCGATTCATTCCGCGCACCGAGGACGACCTGGACGATTTTGCCCTTCAGGAGCTGCGTTGTTTGGGAGATGACCGGCCCTACCCCCACTTCCATCACTGCCCCTTTCTCGGATTGATCGGTGCACACCAGAGCCGGGTCGGATGTCTGCTGCACCCCCTGATCCCGGAAAACAAAGGGCTGGACCTTCGGGGATACAGCTATTACGGGGCAGCTGCCTGCCGCTTGTACTTCTGCCCTGTCTCTTATCGCCTGCCGGCCAGATACAAGCTGGTGGTCCAGACTACCGCCCCCAATTGGTATATCTACGGCCTGCTCATAACCGAGCACAGACTCCTGCAAGCCCTGTTTGCCGACCTGGAGAACAGGCTGGGCCGGAAGATCACAGCAAACGATTTCCAGACCGGCACATCAGCTGCGCAGCACATTCAGCCCCTTTTGGAGCTCAAGGAAACATGGCCCTACAGGTCCGCCCGGTCTCCCGGCCCCTGTCACTATGTCTTTGAAGACGGGGAGTATATGCGGCCCGGCACCCGGTATCCCCGAATGCTCACCGGGACGTCCCGCTTTTCCACCATCCTGGACGAGCTGGATTCGGCCTTTGATTCAGAGCGGTCAATGCGTCGGGCCGAGGCTGAGCTGGAATCCCTGCTCGCCTCCGTGGCGGCTGCCTTGGCCTGACCCGGCTCTTTTCCGCTGCCTGTGCCATGTGAAGTGTGCCCATATTTCGTGAGTCAAAGAACCGCCTGACGTCTCGAAGAGGCGTTCTCCCAACCAGCACAAAACCCCACAGGAAGATCTATGTCTGACATGTTGCATCTGGGCATGATTCAAATGCCCATCAGCCGGAATCCGGACACAAACATCCGCTATTTCGAAGCCAGGGCCAAGGGACTGTGTCGCGATCCCCGCCGGCCGCATCTGATAATCGGCGTTGAGTTCGGCATCTCCCCGGACCGAATCCTGGACCCAGCTGGCCCTGAAATAAAAGCCCTGCAAACCCTGGCCGCCTCCCTTCAGGCCTGGCTCATACCCGGCAGCTTGAAGCTGGCCGAGCCCGGCGGCGGCTTTTCCAATGCAGCTCCGGTTTTGGATCCGGAGGGGAATCTGGCCGGGATGTACAAGAAAATGGTTCCGTGGGATACGGATCTGGAGGCAGGGACCATCCCGGGCAGAGAATACCTGACCTTTGATATGCAGCAGCCCAATGTCCGCTGCGGGCTGCAGATCTGCTTTGACGCCGATTTTCCGGAAATCAGCCGCACCTTGACCCTAATGGGCTCGGAAGTCCTTATTCAGCTCTCCATGGACCCGGACAGCATCCCCAAAGCTTACGAATGCATCAAATACGCCCGGGCCATGGAAAACCAGGCCTACTATATCTACATGAACGGTTCTGGGGAATACGGGCACTATACCCTCGGCGGGCGATCCCTGGCGGTATCCTCGGAAGGGCACACCTTGTTCGCCGCCGGAGAACAGCCCACAGCCAGCATTGTCAGTCTGGATTTAACCCGACTGCGCCACTGCCGGCAGCACGGCAGCTGGGACCAGGTGGCCCAGCTCAAGGCCTTGCGGCAATATACCCCGGCTCAGCCCTGGGCCGGACACGAATCCGGCAGCCCGGTATTCAGCCAGGCGCCATTTGCGGATCCAGACCGGAAATAAAGACGTATGCCGAAACGGC harbors:
- a CDS encoding carbon-nitrogen hydrolase family protein; protein product: MSDMLHLGMIQMPISRNPDTNIRYFEARAKGLCRDPRRPHLIIGVEFGISPDRILDPAGPEIKALQTLAASLQAWLIPGSLKLAEPGGGFSNAAPVLDPEGNLAGMYKKMVPWDTDLEAGTIPGREYLTFDMQQPNVRCGLQICFDADFPEISRTLTLMGSEVLIQLSMDPDSIPKAYECIKYARAMENQAYYIYMNGSGEYGHYTLGGRSLAVSSEGHTLFAAGEQPTASIVSLDLTRLRHCRQHGSWDQVAQLKALRQYTPAQPWAGHESGSPVFSQAPFADPDRK
- a CDS encoding 4Fe-4S binding protein, which codes for MKSDSVALIYFSPTSTTKQVLEYIAQGIAAETTEHIDLTLPASLKGLENGLAVSADVALLGVPVYAGRVPPVAAQRLQRIQGQGVPAVVVAVYGNRAYEDALVELKDLAAGCGFVPIAGGAFIGEHSFATNQRPIANGRPDDADAAEARSFGVKIGDTLASVSSVTEFGTLQVPGNVPYKDRPELKKVAPVVDQETCILCGTCEESCPSGAISIDEAVHPDPESCILCHACVKNCPTSAIAFQAPPLEEMAEKLSRECRTRQEPEIYLAISG
- a CDS encoding 30S ribosomal protein S1, with the protein product MTEDSQEKSFAQLIEDSEFSVGRELKVGDRIQGRIIAVGKDQAYVDTGTKIDGVVDKQDLVDEEGRFPYAEGDELELFVLSRRHNEIRLGRTMGAAEGGLEQLEQAMHSRIPVQGKVQQTCKGGFRVRVMGQSAFCPLSQIDIRPVDESEDLVGAVYDFLITRVEERGRNIVVSRRALQEKERDESLSRLQETVSTGDILSGTVTRLAPFGAFVRIAPGLEGLVHISEMSWSRNIAPEEVTAPGENVQVKFLGMEEQNKGQPRLQLSMKQAQTDPWEDAAPHFQAGSVVSGTVSRTAPFGVFVEIAPGIEGLVHISEMSYFKRVHKPEDEVSPGQTIPVKIKDIDLQSRRISLSMRDAEGDPWEGIGQRYAPGQVVQGTVEKEEQFGLFVKLEAGVIGLLPRSKLRQEAGTAPEVQWDKLKAGDGVPVRIESIDPDSRRITLAPADASQAEDWKAHAPSEDGPEMGILGQKLQQALRAKRKD